A genomic segment from Rubrobacter tropicus encodes:
- a CDS encoding sigma-70 family RNA polymerase sigma factor, whose protein sequence is MNATHLWSRYLAAREDPDAGLTDARLRRLRILRDRLVAHYAPLAATAARRAAPKPPPPLDADDVVSWGMGGLLDAVETFEPDRGARFETHAFNKVRWRVLDEVRKADPLPRSARSRARAAEAARASLRQTLGRAPTEEEVAAALGTQPRLLRNLARRELASVRPASLDAPVFPSADTATGAGLHALLADPTDDPQEALDRSEERERVAGALDALDERSRLVVTAYFYRGMKLREIGAELGLTEGRISQILRAALDALREDLASGLPRPQARCRAAQPAAPVRPDAA, encoded by the coding sequence GTGAACGCCACGCACCTCTGGTCGCGCTACCTCGCCGCCCGCGAAGACCCCGACGCGGGTCTCACCGACGCCCGGCTCAGGCGCCTCCGGATTCTCCGGGATCGCCTCGTCGCCCACTACGCCCCGCTCGCCGCCACGGCGGCACGTCGCGCGGCGCCGAAACCGCCCCCTCCCCTCGACGCCGACGATGTCGTCTCCTGGGGCATGGGCGGCCTGCTCGACGCCGTCGAGACCTTCGAGCCGGACAGGGGCGCCCGCTTCGAGACCCACGCGTTCAACAAGGTACGCTGGCGCGTCCTCGACGAGGTCAGGAAGGCCGACCCCCTGCCCCGCTCGGCCCGATCCCGAGCACGCGCCGCGGAGGCCGCCCGGGCAAGTCTCCGGCAAACCCTCGGCCGCGCGCCGACCGAGGAAGAGGTCGCCGCGGCTTTAGGCACCCAACCCCGCCTGCTCCGGAATCTCGCCCGCCGGGAGCTCGCGTCCGTCCGCCCCGCGTCGCTGGACGCCCCCGTGTTCCCGTCGGCCGACACGGCCACCGGAGCCGGGTTGCACGCGCTCCTCGCCGATCCCACCGACGACCCGCAGGAGGCCCTCGACCGCTCGGAGGAGCGCGAGCGCGTCGCCGGCGCCCTCGACGCCCTCGACGAGAGGTCGCGCCTCGTCGTGACCGCCTACTTCTACCGGGGGATGAAGCTAAGGGAGATCGGCGCCGAGCTCGGCCTCACCGAGGGCAGGATCTCCCAGATCCTGCGCGCGGCCCTGGACGCCCTGCGGGAAGACCTCGCTTCCGGGCTCCCCCGCCCACAAGCTAGGTGCCGGGCGGCGCAGCCGGCAGCCCCCGTACGGCCCGACGCCGCGTAG
- a CDS encoding single-stranded DNA-binding protein — protein MASLNRVILAGNITRDPEIRFTGQGVPVCGFGLAVNRVRSKDKDAVDFFDVSVWREQGEAVANHKKKGDPILVEGRLQYRTWEAQDGSKRSKVDVVAESVQFLGGGASNGSSE, from the coding sequence ATGGCTAGCTTAAACAGGGTGATCCTGGCGGGAAACATCACCAGGGATCCGGAGATCCGGTTCACCGGGCAGGGGGTGCCAGTATGCGGCTTCGGCCTGGCGGTCAACCGCGTGAGGTCCAAGGACAAGGACGCCGTCGACTTCTTCGACGTCAGCGTCTGGCGGGAGCAGGGAGAGGCCGTCGCCAACCACAAGAAGAAGGGCGACCCCATCCTCGTCGAGGGGCGCCTCCAGTACCGCACCTGGGAGGCCCAGGACGGCTCCAAGAGGAGCAAGGTAGACGTCGTCGCCGAGAGCGTCCAGTTCCTCGGGGGCGGAGCCAGCAACGGCTCCTCCGAATAA
- a CDS encoding putative immunity protein, which translates to MANETGAIVLSMQDLREVSGYAAESAQEVLEIFERAHPADPRPRDAIDAAWTFAQGGKRGKALRDTAWAALKAARDADTAAAGDAARAAMCAASAAYLHPLADAHQVKHILGAAAHAARAAELVAGDDRDVGAKRIERARRRATPAVIDVLGRYPAAPPGGRRVGKLLRDLDGALRVTGSEPTPRRDT; encoded by the coding sequence GTGGCGAACGAAACCGGCGCGATCGTTCTGAGCATGCAGGACCTTCGTGAGGTCAGCGGCTACGCCGCCGAGAGCGCGCAGGAAGTGCTGGAGATCTTCGAGAGGGCGCACCCGGCCGACCCCCGCCCCCGCGACGCGATCGACGCCGCGTGGACGTTCGCTCAAGGTGGTAAGCGCGGGAAGGCGCTGCGCGACACCGCGTGGGCGGCGCTCAAGGCGGCCCGAGACGCGGATACCGCGGCCGCGGGCGATGCGGCGCGAGCAGCGATGTGCGCGGCGTCCGCCGCGTACCTGCACCCGCTGGCCGACGCCCACCAAGTGAAGCACATCCTGGGGGCGGCGGCTCACGCGGCGAGGGCGGCCGAACTCGTCGCCGGCGACGATCGGGACGTCGGCGCCAAGCGCATCGAGAGAGCCCGTCGGCGCGCGACGCCGGCCGTCATTGACGTGCTCGGCCGCTATCCTGCGGCACCGCCCGGTGGAAGGCGCGTCGGGAAGCTGCTTCGCGATCTGGATGGAGCCCTCCGCGTCACGGGCTCGGAACCGACGCCGCGCAGGGACACGTAA
- a CDS encoding putative immunity protein — protein sequence MIFGERDPRLVTVRRGGTLQDADHHRLAVWAADCAEHVLPFFEHARPSDDRPRHAIELARAWARGEITMTQARKAAFANAAAREASGAAKQAALAAGQAVAVSHVPAHELGAAAYAIRAARAAASEGEQGRAGRLECRWQRARLPGEIRELVLDDQRLRNEVCWSVFDC from the coding sequence ATGATTTTCGGTGAGCGGGACCCTCGGCTCGTGACCGTGCGTCGGGGCGGCACCCTACAGGACGCCGATCATCACCGCCTCGCGGTGTGGGCGGCCGATTGTGCCGAGCACGTGCTGCCCTTCTTCGAGCACGCGCGACCCAGTGACGACCGGCCGCGCCACGCGATCGAACTGGCGCGTGCTTGGGCGCGGGGCGAGATCACGATGACGCAAGCCCGCAAGGCCGCCTTCGCAAACGCGGCGGCCCGAGAGGCGTCGGGTGCCGCGAAGCAAGCGGCTCTCGCCGCCGGTCAAGCCGTGGCGGTGTCCCACGTGCCGGCCCACGAACTGGGCGCGGCGGCCTACGCGATCAGGGCCGCGCGCGCGGCGGCCTCCGAAGGGGAGCAAGGGCGGGCCGGTCGCCTGGAGTGCCGGTGGCAGCGGGCACGGCTTCCCGGCGAGATCCGAGAACTCGTGCTGGACGACCAGAGGCTACGCAACGAGGTGTGCTGGTCCGTGTTCGATTGCTGA
- a CDS encoding TioE family transcriptional regulator, whose translation MSKRRLRPVDLAREHGLSAQAVRNYEGEGILPTAGRTRHGYRVYTPLHSRALRAFVALVPAHGHRTASDVMRAVNAGDVDGALALLDESHAQLLRDRETLAAVEKALRDLASSEAGSPSRRGVVFIGRLARELGVGPATLRKWEKAGLIGPRRDPETGYRVYSPADVRDARLAHQLRRGGYLLRQIAPLTEQVRHAGGVGPLEATLDGWRAKLTTRGLSMLAAAAELSAYLGHRGHPMSTLTSP comes from the coding sequence GTGAGCAAAAGGCGGCTGCGGCCGGTGGATCTCGCCCGCGAGCACGGGCTGTCCGCGCAGGCCGTCCGGAACTACGAGGGGGAAGGCATTCTGCCGACGGCGGGGCGCACCCGGCACGGCTACCGGGTATACACCCCGCTGCACTCTCGGGCCCTGCGCGCGTTCGTGGCGCTCGTCCCGGCGCACGGCCACCGGACCGCATCAGACGTCATGCGCGCGGTGAACGCCGGCGACGTCGACGGCGCCCTCGCCCTGCTTGACGAGAGCCACGCGCAACTCCTCCGGGACAGGGAGACCTTAGCCGCGGTCGAGAAGGCGTTGCGGGACCTGGCGTCGTCGGAAGCCGGGAGCCCGTCGCGGCGTGGGGTCGTCTTCATCGGGCGGCTTGCCAGGGAACTGGGGGTCGGGCCGGCGACCCTGCGCAAATGGGAGAAGGCGGGCCTGATCGGGCCGCGAAGGGACCCGGAGACCGGCTACCGCGTCTACTCCCCCGCGGACGTCCGGGACGCGCGCCTGGCACACCAGCTGAGGCGCGGGGGATACCTGCTGCGCCAGATCGCACCCCTGACAGAGCAGGTGAGGCACGCCGGAGGGGTGGGGCCGCTGGAAGCGACCCTCGACGGGTGGCGTGCCAAGCTCACGACGCGCGGCCTTTCGATGCTCGCCGCCGCGGCGGAGCTCTCCGCTTACTTGGGACATCGCGGCCACCCGATGTCCACGCT